The genomic stretch GGCCTGTGTGGGGCGCTTCTAAGGGGCCTGGAAGCTCCCGCAGCGCCCCGGCCCCCGGGCGGTACCTGTCCCGCATCTCCCCGCTGCGCAGCCCCAGCGCCGTCACCTCGGCCCGCCGCAGGGCCACCCCGCGGCAGGACTTCACCGGGTAGACGAAGAGGCCGGACACCGTCCCCACCCGCTGCAGCCGGGGGCTGCCCGCCCGCCGCCCGGCCCAGCGCCACACCGCGGCCCCCAGCAGGGCGGCCAGGGCCAGCGCGCCGGCGGCGCCGAGCCAGGCGGCCTGGGACTGGGGCAGCGGCGGGAGGAGGCCGGAGCCCCCCAGGGCCCAGCTGGATCCGCTCATGGCGACTGAGGCGAGGGGGGCGGAGGCCGCGGCTGATGAGGACGGGGCGGGTCCGGGCTGCCACCGTCCCGCCCCTCCCTGccggccccccggcccctgcccagcccccggGGCCGAGCGGTCCTGCCTCCCGCCCGCTCACCCCAGCCGGCCCCGCTCTCCAGGCGCTGGAAACAGCCGTTGCGAGGTTGCCGGGGCGGGAAAAGCCGCCGCCGCTGCCCCGGACCCACTCGCGCCGTGCAGAGCCTCCGCCCGCGCCCCTCGCCCGGGCATCGGCCTTCCTAGCTCAGCGCCCACGTCTCCTTGTCGGAAAGCTGGAAATCGCCCTCTAACGTCCATCGCCCCCGCCCCATATACCCCGAGGGTTATGGCGGGACGGCGAGCCCCCTACTTCCCATTGCAGCGTGGAGACGGGCCTGTGGAGAACCCCTCGTCCTCGGGGGAAAGAACCTGGCTCTGGGTCGCGTTGACGAGGGGCTAAAGCCGCGAACCACTCCAGGGAAGCGAGTGGATTTCTAAAGGGGCGGTGGAAGCCCGGGAGATGAGACTGGAGGCATGCCTACGCGATAGGCTTAAGTGCACTTAAGTAAGTAGTGCGGGggctgaagaggggcagtgtgctggGCTGAGCGCTCAGCTCCCCCTGGGAGCCCACTTGCCCCCAAGGGTCTCAGCTACCCGCTTTTGGCTAGGAACGGAGGGCAGCCTCCCCGGGCTTCTTGGCTCCCTAAGTGGGGAGCCTCCAGGCAGCAGCCAGGttgggagcagggagccagggttTCTTGTCAATTTCGTAGTTCCAGCATGGAGCTgtgaaatagacaagacaggcaactCTGGATGTAGTAAAACACTGTGTACATAGACACTGTCTCCTCCTAagtacactgacataagccctacTTCTCTCCTGAAGGTGGAGTTACTATGTGGGTGTACTAGGGCACTTACATCAAGGGGATAAGGCTGTTGTGtatacactgacataattaggtaaACATAAACTGCCTTTCAAGGACCTAATTGTGTAGGGCAAACCAGGCCTCAGAATCTGCTGGTTGAGCCATGCAGAGGTTCTCCCTTGTCCACTGAGTCTCAGCTGGGATAGCTAACATTACACTCACGGTTGATACTTTGTCCCCTTAGCCAGGAAAAAAAAGGTACAATTCTTGAACCTACAATTCTAGGTTCTGGCatagttatatatttgcaacatgACTGATCATAGTCAGCCCACACCAGTTACTGTAAAATACCTTCACTATCGTGTAACGCTCTTCACTGGGAGACCAATACCACTTGATAGTTGATTTCTCTGTAAAGTTTCCCTGAATCATTAATTTCCCACTTCAAAATTGGCCACGACAAATTTCCAACCAGCATCACACTGAGCTTACATATAGAAGCAAAGGCAAAACCTGTCCTTCTCTGAGGCACTCCACAACCCATGTAACTCATGACTTGGCCCTGTGCCCGTTGTTGTCAGACATCACTGGTGTGGTGCTCTGATCAATGctgataacagtcggctgcgtgtgtgtgttctccctgtgtgctatcccagctctgtgcagctagctggcacagcagatctcgagcaaactgcccaatgaccacagactctaataggtacgaaggcacccagccaggtttattgacAAATGAAACACAGTTTCTAGCTCCCCGGATCAGATGTCTACAGTTCTGCTAGTACATATGTGGTCCCTGACAATGGAccggctcagtcagtggcgggattTGCCACTGCACcttaggccagacaaagacacccactcagggatgcattcttatacacaggtacaaacctGGTTACGCATCACTGAACTCACTCAGGTACAGCCCCTCTATGCATTAGGGTGTTGCCATTCTCCTGGTACAGGTTGGTTCGAACAAATAAGTCCATCCATCGTATTGTCTATCCATCATATTGTCCTGTCTTTAAGCTGGGTGTGCCTGTTCCTTGTTGTCTGTGTGGGATGTGTTTGTACCAAGCTGTTCTGATGCCGTCCTGGCTCACGTTCATCTTATTAGTGCTTACATGTGTATATGTGCTTTTAGCAGCCTTCctcttgccaacttctgtgagcagggcctgcctctggctcacagcctagctttgctttatgttagcaacGTCTTGACCATTACTTCAGTTCAGGCCTCATACCGGGCCTCTGATACCAAGGGTTTTATGtctcagggcctcatcttactataCCCGTCTCCAAAAGCAGGACCAGAGGGAAAGGCAACAGATCACCATCAGACTGCAACTCCAAACTTTTCAGCATTGGTACACAAATCAGTTatggggaaggatttgtgcctctATTTCCAAGAAAACTCTAGGGAAGTCCTAGCCTGAAACAGATTCCCCACCAGGAATTCTTCCTGCCACACCTCATGGAGGAGTTCAACACCTGTACCACCCAAAAAtaagagagaaaaaggaaaggtGCCTGAACTGAAGATTGTATAGCCACCACCAATGTTCTTAATAATCAGAAACAGTATTTTATAGAAATAAAATGAGAATTATCTTTGCTTCCACCATAGCTTTACAAAGTTGATATGCTTTACATGTCGTTTTCAAGGGTGATCAAATGTACCATGGTGGATGGACAGGATGTTAGAACTGGTATGGATTAGGGAGGCACTGCTATAGAAGAGCTGAGCATGCCCCCATGCAGGCTGGCACTGATGGTAGCATGCTGAGGGAGCCGAGAAAGCTGGATTGATATAGACAGGGCATTTGCTGTGAAGAAGGTCACATAATCACCATAAGATGTTCATTTCACTGTTTCAGAGGCTAGGAGAAATCTGTTCAGATTAGCTAGAGATAGCATCTGTATATTAAGAGATGAGCCTGAACTCTTAAGTATGTGGATGTTTTGCTCAATCCATTTATACACACAGAGGCCAGCTACCCAGTTGAGATCCAGATCCAAAGTCCAGAAATTATTAGATTTTGGGGGGTTGGTTTAGGcccatttctattttaaatacaTCCTTCAGCCATGCCAGGTTAATACTGATGAGTTTTTGCCCAAGATCCATCATCAGTTTCCGCGCACACCACACAACTGATGGGTGAGGCAGAGAATAGAGAATACTTCGGCTGCAAAGTGTAAGTAAACATTGGCTGCACATTCTGTTTGCTTCTTCAACACTCCAGAGCAAGAGATGGTATCACTGGATTAGGACTTTGGAAGAGGATAAGAAAGGCATGGTAGGTGGTAGGATGGTTTTGCCTCCTAGAGGAATTCTCCACTTTCAACTTCAGAAGAAAACGGGCTCTGCAGGGGCAGAATCTGATCCAATATTCACTGAAAGAATTGGAATTTTTAACACCTTCAACTTCAGTACTGGTACTTCTACATTGTCATCTTGTTTTGTCATGGTTATACATCTATCTGCATTTTCCTTTTCACTCTTCCACCACCAAGCCCTGTGATACACAACATAGAGCAGTTTCCATGTTCTTTGGAGACCGCAATAAAAAACTGAAGTTCATACAAATGACCCCTCCTGGCCGTAGGAAGTAGAAGGGCAAACATCTGGTACATTTCTAGACATGTAGGGAATAAAGGCTACTTTTACTTTAAGAGAGATATGACATCATAATGGCCTACAGGTTGtgatgccagatgcttttgaCATCACAAAGAAACTCTTAGCAACTGTTTAAGCATACACATGACCATTTCGTGATGGGGATAGATCTCCCCTGATTGGTAAAGCAAGAGCAGTGTCTGCTGAACCCTCTTGATTCCTCAGCTTGAACGTGTCAGAGTCAGCTCAAACAAACTCTCAGTTCAAAATCTCCAGGATTAGCTTGAAAGCTCCCAGTCCTGAAGCCCAGAAGGCAAGCAAAGAGGTAACAAGTTGGCTGAGAGCATTTCAGAAGCATTCTGACAACCAAAGCAGGATGGGTGACTGGAAAAGCTACATCAATACCATTCTAAAGGATAAGAACATTGAAGATGTAGCTATCGTGGGGCACAGTGACAACAAATCAGTATGGGCTTCCAAGCCAGGGGGCCTACTGGCTGCTATCTCACCTCAGGAAGTGGGGGTGATCATAGGCCATGACAGGAAGGGGTTCCTGCAGACAGGGATTACCATAGCTGGCAAGAAGTGCAGTGTAATCCGTGACTACTTGCTTGTGGAAAAAGATGCTGTGATGGACACCAGAACCAAGGAGGGTGACAGCAAGTCCATCTGTATTGGCAAGACCCCCAGAGCCCTGATCTTCCTCATGGGCAAAAAGGGAGTCCATGGAGGAGCCCTCAACAAGAAGGTGCATGAGATGATTGCAAGCATGAAAGCCCAGAATAGCTAGAGCAAAGGACATAGATACTGCTGTCCTGGGGGGCCCATGGAAAATGACCTTATCCTTgctttaaaagaaaggaaacaaattcCTGATTTCACTTAACTGTCTCTTTGTCCGTTTCTTTCAGGTGGGATGGAGTAGGGTGGAGGAACTTGCTATTATACTAGCAACCTGCCTGCCCATCTCTTGAGGGGCTGTTGAACATGATTGTTACCCTTACTGTCCCTAGTCCCACCGGTCTGTCTCCAAGCCATCTTATGTGGTATGCTGACCATTTCCCACTCTCCCAGTTCTCCGTTAGCAATAGCTTTGAGAAAAGGGGGATTTGGTCTCTTTTACCGGCTAGTCTGTGATTGTCACTGTTTGAGGTCGTTACATCCTGCCCTTCTGCTATTGGT from Lepidochelys kempii isolate rLepKem1 chromosome 3, rLepKem1.hap2, whole genome shotgun sequence encodes the following:
- the PFN3 gene encoding profilin-3, with translation MGDWKSYINTILKDKNIEDVAIVGHSDNKSVWASKPGGLLAAISPQEVGVIIGHDRKGFLQTGITIAGKKCSVIRDYLLVEKDAVMDTRTKEGDSKSICIGKTPRALIFLMGKKGVHGGALNKKVHEMIASMKAQNS